ATGAAGATATTTTAAACGAATTCAATTACAAAATAGAAAAAGCCGAGAAACTTATTTTAGAACTTGAAAAACTTGTACAAACTAAAAATATCTCTGATATTGTCAAAATAAAAAAAGATATTTTTGAATTCTATCAAGGAGCACCGATTCAAAATATATTTGGAGTTGTGATGTATAATAACGGTAAAATAGAAGATTCTTACAAATATTTTTACAAAGCAGTAACAATGAACCCTCTAGATCATGATATAATAAGTAATATTGTCGGAGTTGCAAAAAAACTAAAGAAAGAAGAAGAAGTTATAAGTTTAATAGAAAGATTAACTAAATAAAGGATAAGTTTTGGGAGAAACTCTTTCTAGATTTGAAACTCTTAAACTAGCAGCCGAACATTGGACTCAAACAGATCTAACAACCATACTTATCATTGTTTTTTTTATTTTAGGGGTAATGGTGATCTTAGTCGGAGGAATACTCCTTCAAAAAATAATGAGATCTAAGAATACACATAACTACTTTTTCAGTTATGCAAAAGAAAAAGGCCTTACGGATAAGGAAGCTAAACTATTGTGGGACTACTCTTTAAAAATGGGTAGAGATCCATTACTGGTATTAGAATTCAAATCTCCCTTTGAAAAAGTTGTAGATCTATATATTAGAACAGACCCCAACGCAAAAGAGAGTTTAGTACAGGATATGAGAAAAAAGCTAGGTTTCAACGTCATTCACGATTTTATACCTCTTTCATTATCAAAAGATATCGAGATGTTTCAAAACGGGAAAATGATTATAGATGGAAAACAAGCCGTAGATGTTGCACTTTATGATAAAGATGAAAAATTTATGTATTGGCTTTTAATAGATGTAAAAAGTCGAGAGGGTATTTCACCTGGAACTCCTGTTAAAATAACTTTCTTAAGAAAAAACGATGCTATATACAATTTTGAATCATCTGTTTTAGAAGTTATTAATGAAGGAAATAATATCGTTATCAAACTTCCTCATACATTCGAGATGACGCGAATCCAGCGAAGAGAATTTCCTAGAGTAGAAGTAGATTTACCAGCAATGCTTGGAGAAACAAGAGTTATTAACGAAAAAGAAGAAATTATTTGGCATAGCGGAAGAATAGTTGATATTAGCGCTATGGGGGCAAAATTTTGCGTACCTTTGGAAAATAGGGATGATATCAAAATATCCGTAGGTGATGATATAAAAATAAAATTTGAATTAAATAATGTAAAATATGATTTAGAAGCAAGTGTAGAAAATAGAGATGAGAGAGAAGTAGCTTTATGTTTTGGATTGAAGTTTAAAAATGCAAAAGATAAAATAAAAGATCAAATTTTTAATTTTGTGCAAAAAGAGCAAAGAAAATTGGCTAAAATTGCTAAGGTACAAAAATAAAATGGACACCAAAAACCGACTTTTTATAAAAAAGAAAGATTTTGAAATCAATAACTTAAAAAATGAGATAAAAGAGCTAGCAAACAAAATTGAGACTTTAGAAAAAAAAATATCGCAAAATATAGAGACGTACGTCAATAGAGAAAATAAAAAGTTTCAAGAGCCAATGGCATTAATTCTGAAGGAACTTTTTTTATCTACTCTTTTAAAAGAGAATGAGTATTTAAAAAGAGAAAAAACGAAAATATCATCAATTTTGAAAAAAAAACAAGAAGAGCTATCAATACTTTTAGGAGAAAAAAAGGCTTTTGAGTCATATTTACAGAAAAAAAAAAGAGAAAAAGAGTTAAAAGAGAACGAAATTGAAAATAGGCTTGCAAATGAGATTTTTTTACGTAATTTTTCTAATAAGTAGCTTTAACTTTTCTCAAACGCTTCTTTTCGCTCAAGCTGAAATTAAAGAGATAAAGATAGAAATAGAAAAGTTAATAAAACTAAAAAAAGAGGTTGAAGCAAAAATAGAAAAAAATAGAGAACTTTTAAAAAAAATAGAACAAGAACAAGAAAAATTAAAAACCGCGCAAGAAAATCTTAAAAAATTACAAGAAGAGATGAGAAAAGATAAATACAAAAAATTGGCAAAAGCTTTTGAAGGAATGGAGCCAGAAATGGCTGGAGAAAAACTTTCAAAACTTGACGATCCCGTCAAAGCCGCGTATATTTTATACAACATGAAAGCTAAAGCCGCAGGAGAGGCTTTAAACTTTGTAGAACCAAAAAGAGTAAGTCAAATAGTAAAAATTTTAACAGATTTAAAAAATAGAAAATGAGTAAAAAAAATATTTTAAAAATATTCATATTTTTTTCTATCTACTCTATTTTTAACTTAATCCTTTTTTTCTATTTTCAGCAAGACAAAGAAAATAGAATTGAGCTCTATTTTCAACAAAAAGTAGATAAACTTTTTTCAGAATACAGAGCTACACAAAACGGATTTAAAATGCTTAGTAACTTTGTTTGCGATAATATAAACAATAGGGAGGATATTTTACAACTTATCTATAAATTAAAAACTTCTGACAATAGAACAAAAAATATATTAAGAAA
This Nitrosophilus labii DNA region includes the following protein-coding sequences:
- a CDS encoding flagellar brake protein, which gives rise to MGETLSRFETLKLAAEHWTQTDLTTILIIVFFILGVMVILVGGILLQKIMRSKNTHNYFFSYAKEKGLTDKEAKLLWDYSLKMGRDPLLVLEFKSPFEKVVDLYIRTDPNAKESLVQDMRKKLGFNVIHDFIPLSLSKDIEMFQNGKMIIDGKQAVDVALYDKDEKFMYWLLIDVKSREGISPGTPVKITFLRKNDAIYNFESSVLEVINEGNNIVIKLPHTFEMTRIQRREFPRVEVDLPAMLGETRVINEKEEIIWHSGRIVDISAMGAKFCVPLENRDDIKISVGDDIKIKFELNNVKYDLEASVENRDEREVALCFGLKFKNAKDKIKDQIFNFVQKEQRKLAKIAKVQK
- a CDS encoding MotE family protein — its product is MRFFYVIFLISSFNFSQTLLFAQAEIKEIKIEIEKLIKLKKEVEAKIEKNRELLKKIEQEQEKLKTAQENLKKLQEEMRKDKYKKLAKAFEGMEPEMAGEKLSKLDDPVKAAYILYNMKAKAAGEALNFVEPKRVSQIVKILTDLKNRK